One genomic window of Dryobates pubescens isolate bDryPub1 chromosome 17, bDryPub1.pri, whole genome shotgun sequence includes the following:
- the MNS1 gene encoding meiosis-specific nuclear structural protein 1 — MEAEDRSGRRRAVRLRAMLDHERRLEEALLRAEKNKKRRELELEQGKRLADELARLNHEKLKDEKMRQQVRQNSPELRELEKMLKAAYLNKERAAQIAEKEAMRCEIMKQESEIAQKMKEEDERIIKEQNSAEQRRNEEKTMYHQELEKQLQEQERKKQDAYEEFLKEKLVIDEIVQKIYEEDQMEKQLKLDKMRAIQTYIEEFKKDQAVWRRRKQEEMEEENRKIMEFANLQRQREEDWKAKVRDTEEKKQRLQSMIAQSLEREQQKREELEQIRQELYLEEQAETERKKEMAEIEKRIRQRLDLRQVYEEQFALKRVMQQAVQEEEEAFRQQMLAKLTEDDRIEQMNAQKRRMKQLEHGRAVEKLIEERHKQLIAEKERELEERQLEERREEEMRAIVEEERQKLLKEHASKLLGYLPQGILKGEDDINMLGEEFRVAYQKRGGNAFSGEH; from the exons ATGGAAGCGGAAGATCGCAGCGGTCGCAGGCGGGCTGTCAGGCTGCGGGCCATGCTGGATCACGAACGgcggctggaggaggctctgctaCGG gcagaaaaaaacaaaaaacgaagggagttggaactggagcaAGGGAAGAGGCTGGCGGACGAGTTGGCGAGGCTGAACCACGAAAAGCTTAAAGATGAGAAGATGAGGCAACAAGTAAGACAGAACAG TCCTGAACTTCGAGAGTTAGAAAAAATGCTGAAAGCTGCTTATCTGAATAAAGAGCGAGCTGCACAGATTGCTGAAAAAGAAGCTATGCGGTGTGAGATAATG AAACAAGAGAGTGAAATAGCCCAGAAGATGAAGGAAGAGGATGAACGAAtaataaaagaacaaaattCTGCAGAACAGAGGCGAAATGAGGAGAAAACTATGTATCACCAAGAACTGGAGAAACAGCTTCAGgaacaggagaggaagaaacagGATGCCTACGAAGAATTTCTAAAAGAGAAACTTGTGATTGATGAAATTGTACAAAAGATCTACGAGGAAGACCAAAT GGAAAAACAACTGAAGTTAGATAAAATGAGAGCAATTCAAACATACATTGAAGAATTTAAAAAAGATCAAGctgtctggaggagaaggaaacagGAAGAGATGGAGGAAGAAAATAGGAAAATTATGGAGTTTGCCAACCTTCAGCGACAAAGAGAAGAAGATTGGAAGGCTAAAGTGCGAGACACTGAGGAGAAAAAACAGAGACTTCAAAGCATG ATTGCCCAGAGTCTGGAAAGAGAACAACAGAAGCGTGAAGAACTGGAACAAATCCGCCAAGAGCTGTATCTGGAAGAGCAAGCagagacagaaaggaaaaaggagatg GCAGAAATTGAAAAGAGAATAAGGCAACGCCTAGACTTAAGGCAAGTATATGAAGAACAATTTGCTTTAAAGAGGGTAATGCAGCAAGCTgtgcaggaagaggaagaagcctTCAGGCAACAGATGTTGGCCAAGCTCACAGAGGATGATCGCATTGAACAGATGAATGCGCAGAAACGAAGAATGAAACAGCTTGAACACGGAAGAGCTGTGGAAAAACTTATTGAAGAGCGTCACAAGCAGTTGATAGCAGAGAAG GAACGTGAACTTGAAGAAAGGCAGttagaggaaagaagagaggaagagatgaGAGCAATTGTTGaagaagagagacagaaactCCTGAAAGAGCATGCATCTAAACTACTGGGTTATCTTCCTCAG GGAATACTCAAAGGCGAAGATGATATAAACATGCTTGGAGAGGAATTTAGAGTGGCTTACCAGAAGAGAGGAGGTAACGCCTTTTCAGGAGAGCACTGA